A region of Vicugna pacos chromosome 7, VicPac4, whole genome shotgun sequence DNA encodes the following proteins:
- the LOC102526413 gene encoding GTPase IMAP family member 7 gives MAALQNNSLRIVLVGKTGSGKSATANTILGRKEFKSKISAHAVTKRCQTASRTWKGRELLVVDTPGLFDTKDSLDITCREISRCVLQSCPGPHAIILVLQLGRHTDEEQKTVELIKAVFGDSAMKHMIILFTRKDDLEDQSLSDFIADVDGKLKSLIQECGDRYCAFSNSCKTAQAEKEAQVQELVELIEKMVHSNDGTYFSDAIYRETEERQRKEEEVLKKITDQFETEINVIEKDTSISQEEKDEKLKRLTMEYNEQMKSKREKAERSVLEAVIKAVKNVLSKIWEMFWK, from the coding sequence ATGGCTGCCCTCCAGAACAACTCTCTGAGGATTGTGCTGGTGGGGAAGACTGGCAGTGGGAAAAGTGCCACAGCAAATACCATCCTTGGGAGAAAAGAATTCAAATCTAAGATTTCTGCCCACGCTGTCACCAAGAGATGTCAGACAGCTTCCCGGACATGGAAGGGGAGAGAACTTCTTGTTGTTGACACCCCGGGGCTCTTTGACACCAAGGACAGCCTGGACATCACCTGCAGGGAAATCAGCCGATGTGTCCTCCAGTCCTGCCCCGGGCCTCATGCCATTATCCTGGTTCTTCAGTTGGGCCGCCACACGGATGAAGAGCAGAAAACCGTGGAGTTGATCAAGGCTGTGTTTGGGGACTCAGCCATGAAGCACATGATAATCTTGTTCACGCGCAAAGACGATCTGGAGGACCAGAGCCTAAGTGACTTTATAGCAGATGTGGATGGGAAGCTAAAGAGCCTCATTCAGGAGTGTGGAGACCGCTACTGTGCCTTCAGTAACAGCTGCAAAACAGCCCAGGCTGAGAAGGAAGcccaggtgcaggagctggtggaGCTGATAGAGAAAATGGTGCACAGCAACGACGGGACCTACTTTTCTGACGCCATATACAGGGAGACagaagaaaggcagagaaaggaggaagaagtcCTGAAGAAAATCACTGATCAGTTCGAAACAGAAATTAATGTAATAGAAAAGGACACCAGTATATCACaggaagaaaaggatgaaaaaTTAAAGAGGCTAACAATGGAGtataatgaacaaatgaaaagtaaaagagaaaaagccGAGAGAAGTGTATTAGAAGCAGTTATCAAGGCagttaaaaatgtgctttcaaaaatatGGGAAATGTTTTGGAAgtaa